One window of the Flavobacteriaceae bacterium YJPT1-3 genome contains the following:
- the ilvA gene encoding threonine ammonia-lyase, with protein sequence METDTTYFPSLADIKAAAERVSEIATVTPLAPNFSYSKRYKADIFFKREDLQQVRSYKIRGAYNKISSLSAEEQERGVICASAGNHAQGVALACARLNIQGTIYMPAPTPKQKVEQVQMFGDTWIDIVLTGDTFDEANHAAQVASETQGSVMVPPFDDEKIIEGQATVGLEMIKQADPPLDYVFVPVGGGGLIAGLSTVFHLLSPSTKIIGVEPHGAPAMKNSLEQGKNISLDQIEKFVDGAAVQRVGDRNFKICQEFVEEVVTVHEGLVCQTILDLYNKEAIVVEPAGALTIAALEHYGDRLEGKRVACVVSGSNNDITRTAEIKERALLYRGLKHYFIIQFPQRAGALKEFVAEILSPQDDITYFEYSKKTSREFAPAVVGIELEDKADLEQLIQRMKHKGFFGEYLNDKPHLFEFLI encoded by the coding sequence ATGGAAACTGATACCACCTATTTTCCGAGTCTCGCTGACATTAAAGCAGCGGCAGAGCGGGTAAGTGAGATTGCTACCGTGACACCGCTTGCGCCTAATTTCAGTTACTCGAAACGCTACAAAGCCGATATCTTTTTTAAAAGGGAGGATTTGCAGCAGGTGCGTTCGTATAAAATTAGAGGGGCGTATAACAAGATCAGTTCTTTATCTGCGGAAGAGCAGGAAAGGGGCGTCATTTGTGCCAGTGCTGGCAATCACGCTCAGGGAGTAGCCTTGGCCTGTGCCCGTTTAAATATTCAAGGTACTATCTATATGCCTGCACCTACACCCAAGCAAAAAGTGGAGCAGGTTCAGATGTTCGGTGATACGTGGATCGACATCGTCCTTACCGGCGATACTTTTGACGAAGCCAATCATGCAGCCCAGGTAGCCAGTGAAACTCAGGGCAGTGTCATGGTGCCTCCTTTTGACGATGAAAAGATCATCGAGGGGCAGGCTACAGTGGGCCTGGAAATGATTAAACAGGCCGATCCACCGCTGGATTACGTCTTTGTGCCGGTGGGTGGCGGCGGACTCATAGCCGGCTTGAGTACGGTGTTTCACCTGCTCAGTCCGTCTACAAAGATCATTGGCGTTGAACCCCACGGTGCACCGGCGATGAAAAATTCTCTGGAGCAGGGTAAGAACATCAGTTTAGATCAGATCGAAAAGTTTGTAGACGGAGCTGCCGTACAGCGCGTTGGTGACCGGAATTTTAAGATCTGTCAGGAATTTGTGGAGGAAGTGGTCACCGTTCATGAAGGCTTGGTGTGCCAGACCATACTCGACCTGTACAACAAAGAAGCCATCGTCGTAGAGCCTGCCGGCGCATTAACCATAGCGGCCCTGGAACACTATGGGGATCGGCTGGAAGGAAAACGGGTGGCTTGTGTGGTGAGTGGCAGCAACAACGACATCACACGTACCGCAGAGATTAAAGAACGGGCCTTGCTTTATCGTGGACTCAAACATTACTTCATCATTCAATTCCCCCAGCGGGCTGGTGCCCTCAAAGAATTTGTCGCTGAGATTCTAAGCCCTCAGGATGACATCACCTATTTTGAATACTCCAAAAAAACGAGTCGGGAGTTTGCTCCTGCTGTGGTAGGCATCGAACTGGAGGATAAAGCGGATCTGGAACAGTTGATCCAGCGGATGAAACACAAAGGTTTTTTTGGGGAATACCTGAATGACAAACCGCATTTATTTGAATTTCTTATTTAA
- a CDS encoding NADP-dependent glyceraldehyde-3-phosphate dehydrogenase gives MSQVAHSLEIPKQYQVQPLHENRYLINGELRSWSGKRAEVHSGIYTKKKDGTVGPAHLGSVPALGEKEALEALEAARKAYDQGQGEWPTMKVAARIACMQRFVDLMKKERTPVVNWLMWEIGKTLPDSEKEFDRTVEYIEDTIEEYKNMDRDSARFEKHAGIHAHIRRGPLGVVLCLGPYNYPLNETFCLLIPALIMGNTAIFKPAKHGVLLISPLLDAFRESFPKGVVNIIYGRGREVAAPIMKTGLVDVLALIGHSSSANALQNLHPKKNRLRLVLGLEAKNPAIILPDADLDLTVAECINGTLSFNGQRCTALKVIYVHEDIRKAFNAKFAAAVDALTYGLPWEDGVKLTPLPEPSKPDYIKDLITDAQAKGAKILNKRGGDMSANYAYPAVLYPVSKDMNVYEEEQFGPVIPILSFKDIQEPLDDMAESNYGQQVSLFGRDVNQLAPLIDTLVNLVCRVNLNSSCQRGPDVYPFTGRKDSAVSTLSVHDALRSFSIRTFVASKDNAYNNAILNDLMDSKKSNFVSTDYLL, from the coding sequence ATGAGTCAAGTCGCCCATTCTTTAGAAATACCTAAGCAATACCAAGTGCAGCCATTGCATGAAAACCGCTATTTGATCAATGGAGAATTACGCAGCTGGTCGGGCAAAAGGGCGGAAGTTCATTCCGGGATCTATACCAAGAAAAAAGACGGCACCGTGGGACCTGCTCATTTGGGATCAGTGCCTGCTTTGGGAGAAAAAGAGGCTCTGGAGGCTCTAGAAGCGGCTCGAAAGGCTTATGATCAGGGGCAGGGCGAATGGCCAACCATGAAGGTGGCCGCCCGTATCGCCTGTATGCAGCGCTTCGTCGACTTGATGAAGAAAGAGCGAACTCCGGTGGTCAACTGGCTGATGTGGGAAATTGGAAAGACCTTACCCGATTCAGAAAAAGAATTTGACCGTACGGTCGAATACATTGAAGATACCATTGAGGAATACAAAAACATGGATCGGGATAGTGCCCGCTTCGAAAAGCACGCCGGTATTCATGCGCACATCCGTCGCGGACCTTTAGGAGTCGTACTCTGTTTGGGACCTTATAATTACCCGCTAAACGAGACCTTTTGCTTGTTAATTCCGGCTTTGATCATGGGGAATACGGCCATTTTTAAACCGGCTAAGCATGGCGTTCTGCTTATTAGTCCGTTGCTGGACGCCTTTCGCGAAAGCTTTCCCAAAGGAGTGGTCAATATCATTTATGGCCGTGGGCGTGAAGTCGCTGCTCCCATCATGAAGACAGGTCTGGTCGATGTATTGGCTCTGATTGGGCATAGCTCCTCCGCCAACGCCTTGCAGAACCTACATCCCAAGAAAAACCGACTGCGTCTGGTCTTAGGACTGGAAGCCAAGAATCCGGCCATCATCCTGCCCGATGCTGATCTCGATCTGACCGTTGCCGAGTGCATTAATGGTACCCTTTCCTTTAATGGCCAGCGCTGTACCGCCCTCAAGGTGATCTATGTGCATGAAGACATTCGTAAAGCGTTCAATGCCAAGTTTGCAGCGGCTGTAGATGCCTTAACCTACGGCCTGCCCTGGGAAGATGGGGTCAAATTGACTCCGTTGCCGGAACCGTCTAAACCAGACTACATTAAAGACCTGATCACTGATGCCCAGGCCAAAGGTGCTAAAATATTGAATAAGCGGGGCGGCGATATGTCGGCTAATTATGCCTATCCGGCGGTGCTCTATCCTGTGTCTAAAGACATGAACGTCTATGAGGAAGAACAATTCGGTCCGGTGATCCCCATTTTATCGTTTAAAGACATTCAGGAGCCTTTAGACGATATGGCGGAATCCAACTATGGGCAACAGGTCAGCCTGTTTGGACGGGATGTGAATCAGCTCGCACCTTTGATCGATACGCTGGTCAATCTGGTTTGCCGCGTCAACTTGAACAGTTCCTGTCAGCGAGGCCCCGATGTTTATCCCTTTACCGGTAGAAAAGATTCAGCAGTGAGTACCTTGAGTGTTCATGATGCCCTGCGCTCGTTCTCGATCAGGACTTTTGTAGCGTCTAAAGACAATGCTTACAACAACGCGATACTCAATGATCTGATGGACAGTAAAAAGTCCAATTTCGTAAGCACAGATTATTTGTTATAG